A window of the Cicer arietinum cultivar CDC Frontier isolate Library 1 chromosome 6, Cicar.CDCFrontier_v2.0, whole genome shotgun sequence genome harbors these coding sequences:
- the LOC101500823 gene encoding putative UPF0481 protein At3g02645 translates to MSSLRSTMSYNSKSTFDELKWVIHVRKTLEEEFEEEDGEFSVTIFHVPKLLMASDPDSYVPQQVAIGPYHYWRQELYEMQNYKLASTKRFLKQLQSLKLDHLLDQLTKLEQRVRGCYHKFLDLNGETLVWMMIVDASFLLELLQFYAMQEGAKKVILSKMSNLVDYGGRKSAHNEILRDLVMLENQIPLCVLRKMLKFKFSSKEASDEMLVLMLLGLFKEISPFKMIEDVPNIKVSQIAHLLDFFYNMIVPKLETQQDIIIDVEIQQEEEQQNEGDENSKGKSSYVNQFFSELWKILSKLNKGPMKLIKRGLVSRPLKVLGKIPWKIITNLPGGKLLKKPIENIFFSHEKSDEKNENENPTSQINNPPLIEEITIPSVKELVNSGVHFFPTSNGTISNINFDAKTRILYLPIIGLDVNTEVFLRNLVAFESSVGSGPLVITRYTELMNGIIDTEEDAKILREKGIILNHLKSDKEVANMWNGMSKSLRLSKVAFLDKTIEDVNKYYNSRLKVKIWKFMKSYVFGSWQFLTFLAAIFLLLLMALQAFCSVYNCSRFFGSALQQND, encoded by the coding sequence atGTCTTCTCTAAGGTCCACTATGTCATATAATTCTAAATCAACCTTTGATGAGCTTAAATGGGTGATTCATGTCCGAAAAACCCTTGAAGAAGaatttgaagaagaagatggTGAATTTTCTGTAACAATTTTCCATGTGCCAAAGCTTCTTATGGCTAGTGATCCAGATTCTTATGTTCCACAACAAGTTGCAATTGGTCCTTACCATTATTGGCGTCAAGAATTATATGAAATGCAAAATTACAAGTTAGCATCAACAAAAAGATTCCTAAAACAACTACAAAGTCTCAAATTAGATCACCTACTTGACCAATTGACAAAGTTGGAACAAAGGGTCAGAGGATGCTACCACAAATTCTTGGATTTAAATGGTGAAACTTTAGTTTGGATGATGATTGTTGATGCATCATTTTTACTAGAGTTACTTCAATTTTATGCCATGCAAGAAGGGGCTAAAAAGGTCATTTTAtcaaaaatgtcaaatttaGTTGACTATGGTGGTAGAAAATCAGCTCATAATGAAATTTTAAGAGACCTTGTGATGTTAGAGAATCAAATTCCATTATGTGTTTTGAGAAAAATGCTTAAGTTCAAATTCTCATCAAAAGAAGCTTCGGATGAAATGTTGGTTTTAATGTTACTAGGATTGTTTAAAGAGATTTCACCTTTCAAGATGATTGAAGATGTACCAAACATTAAAGTCTCACAAATTGCACATTtgctagattttttttataacatgaTTGTACCAAAATTAGAAACACAACAAGACATCATAATTGATGTTGAAATTCAACAAGAGGAGGAACAACAAAATGAAGGTGATGAAAATTCTAAAGGTAAGTCTAGCTATGTTAATCAATTTTTTAGTGAGCTTTGGAAAattctttcaaaattaaataaagggcCAATGAAATTAATCAAAAGAGGACTTGTATCAAGACCACTGAAAGTTCTTGGAAAAATCCCTTGGAAAATTATTACCAATCTTCCGGGTGGTAAACTTCTAAAAAAAcctattgaaaatatttttttctctcatgaAAAAAgtgatgaaaaaaatgaaaatgaaaatccGACCTCTCAAATTAACAATCCACCTTTAATCGAAGAAATTACTATTCCTTCAGTTAAAGAACTCGTGAATTCAGGTGTACATTTTTTTCCAACTAGTAATGGAACAATatcaaacattaattttgatgcTAAAACAAGAATACTTTATCTACCTATAATTGGTTTGGATGTTAATACCGAAGTTTTTCTTCGAAACTTGGTTGCATTCGAATCATCGGTCGGGTCAGGACCATTGGTTATAACCCGTTACACCGAATTGATGAACGGAATTATAGACACGGAGGAAGATGCAAAGATTTTAAGAGAAAAAGGGATTATTTTGAATCACTTAAAGAGTGATAAAGAAGTTGCTAATATGTGGAATGGAATGAGCAAGTCATTGAGATTGTCAAAGGTTGCATTTTTGGATAAGACTATTGAAGATGTTAACAAGTATTATAATAGTAGATTGAAGGTGAAAATTTGGAAATTTATGAAGTCTTATGTTTTTGGTTCATGgcaatttttaacatttttagcTGCTATTTTCTTGTTGCTTTTGATGGCTTTGCAAGCCTTTTGTTCTGTTTATAATTGTAGTCGTTTCTTTGGATCAGCACTACAACAAAATGATTGA